One genomic region from Desulfovibrio sp. Fe33 encodes:
- a CDS encoding asparaginase, with the protein MTQQTEIVVFFTGGTIGMSPVEGKEGVAPGGNFDGLLNQLSPQETDVTLRPVLWSDKPSPHMTPEDMFRLARDVEAALEEDSVLGAVVLHGTDTLVETAYMCDLVVHSDKPVILTGSMRYYSEAGYDGIRNLANTVRACLLPLPPGVGACILMTDRIFAAREAVKVNSLNVDAFESREAGVVGYVAGESVLLARPRSTPRPRRRFALNSIETNVPLITAYTGIDRKPLDHAISEGAKGVVIEGFGAGNVPPAMVEGIEACLERRIPVVLSTRCIEGGVWPIYGYPGGGADLHAKGVILSGRLGGPKARIRLMCALGLTSDPDEISEIFAEA; encoded by the coding sequence ATGACGCAACAAACTGAAATAGTTGTTTTCTTTACTGGTGGAACCATCGGAATGTCCCCGGTGGAAGGCAAGGAAGGCGTGGCCCCAGGGGGCAACTTCGACGGACTGCTCAATCAGCTCTCCCCCCAGGAGACGGACGTGACCCTGCGGCCCGTGCTCTGGTCGGACAAGCCGAGCCCGCACATGACCCCTGAAGACATGTTCCGGCTGGCCCGCGACGTGGAAGCCGCCCTGGAGGAGGATTCCGTGCTCGGAGCCGTGGTTCTGCACGGTACGGACACCCTGGTGGAGACCGCCTACATGTGCGACCTGGTCGTGCATTCGGACAAGCCGGTCATCCTGACCGGGTCCATGCGCTACTACTCCGAGGCGGGCTACGACGGCATCCGCAACCTGGCCAACACCGTGCGCGCCTGCCTGCTCCCCCTGCCCCCCGGCGTCGGGGCGTGCATTCTCATGACCGACCGCATCTTCGCGGCCCGCGAGGCGGTCAAGGTCAATTCGCTCAATGTGGACGCCTTCGAATCGCGCGAGGCCGGAGTCGTCGGCTACGTGGCCGGAGAATCAGTGCTCCTGGCGCGGCCGCGCTCCACCCCCAGACCGAGACGCAGGTTCGCCCTCAATTCCATCGAGACAAACGTGCCGCTCATCACCGCATATACGGGAATTGACCGGAAACCTCTCGATCATGCCATAAGCGAGGGGGCAAAGGGTGTTGTCATCGAAGGATTCGGAGCCGGAAACGTGCCTCCGGCCATGGTCGAAGGGATCGAGGCGTGTCTGGAACGGCGCATTCCAGTGGTGCTGTCCACCCGGTGCATCGAAGGCGGCGTGTGGCCTATTTACGGCTATCCCGGCGGCGGGGCCGACCTGCACGCCAAGGGTGTCATCCTGTCCGGGCGGCTGGGCGGACCCAAGGCCCGCATCCGGCTCATGTGCGCCCTGGGGCTGACATCCGACCCCGATGAAATCAGCGAAATCTTCGCCGAGGCCTGA